A genomic stretch from Macaca nemestrina isolate mMacNem1 chromosome 16, mMacNem.hap1, whole genome shotgun sequence includes:
- the LOC105481743 gene encoding COMM domain-containing protein 6 isoform X1 — MEASSEPPLDAKSEVTNQLVDFQWKLGMAVSSDTCRSLKYPYVAVMLKVADHSGQVKTKCFEMTIPQFQNFYRQFKEIAAVIETV, encoded by the exons ATGGAGGCGTCTAGCGAGCCGCCGCTGGATGCCAAGTCCGAG GTCACCAACCAG CTTGTAGATTTTCAGTGGAAACTGGGTATGGCTGTGAGCTCAGACACTTGCAGATCTCTTAAGTATCCTTATGTTGCAGTGATGCTAAAAGTGGCAGATCATTCAGGCCAAGTAAAGACCAAGTGCTTTGAAATGACGATTCCACAGTTTCAG AATTTCTACAGACAGTTCAAGGAAATTGCTGCAGTTATTGAAACGGTGTGA
- the LOC105481743 gene encoding COMM domain-containing protein 6 isoform X2: protein MAVSSDTCRSLKYPYVAVMLKVADHSGQVKTKCFEMTIPQFQNFYRQFKEIAAVIETV, encoded by the exons ATGGCTGTGAGCTCAGACACTTGCAGATCTCTTAAGTATCCTTATGTTGCAGTGATGCTAAAAGTGGCAGATCATTCAGGCCAAGTAAAGACCAAGTGCTTTGAAATGACGATTCCACAGTTTCAG AATTTCTACAGACAGTTCAAGGAAATTGCTGCAGTTATTGAAACGGTGTGA